The stretch of DNA TGAAGCGTCGCTGTCCATCGGCCTCGAGCCGCGGCGGGGCCACTCGGCGACCCAATTGAAGCGCTCGCGGGCGCACCACTGCTCCGCCCCTGCCGCGAGGCGGAGCCGGACGGATTGCCCGGTCCGGCGGCCGAGGTGCGGACCTGGCGATGCGCCGACGTGGCCCGGCGGCCCGGGGCCGGCACTCGGCCCACCGGCCTGGACCAAGACCCATGTGGCGACGGAAAGTCGAGTGCGGCCTTGGCGTCGGGGTGATCACCAGCCAGTCCAGGTCGTACGAGCGTCTACACACCCGCTGCTCGTCAAGCCGAGCGGACGGAGCGGGCAGCGCCTCATTTGGGGCCTTGGTATCGGGCATGGCTGGTGTGCCAGATGAAGGAGCGGGCGATGCCCTCCAGGGCGCGGGCGTGGGCTGTGAGCGTGCTCGGGGGATCGCAGGCGAGGCTCGTGATCCATCGCCGGGCGACGGCTGCTTCGTTTTCGCACATACCACTGGCGCGTGCAAACGCCTCCTCGAGGTTTCCGCCGTGCCGCGCCCGCAGCAGCGTGGGCAGGCTCAATGGCTGCACCGGCCCTCGCGCCACCTCACGTTCGTAGGAGGCCAAGTCGTTGACCCAGCCCGCGAGATTGGCCACAGCGGTCTCCAGGTGCCGCACCGGCGCCAGCGCCCGCTGCGCGTCCGCCAGTTCGTAGTCCAGGACAATCTCCGCCGCGGCAATGATCGTCCTGACGAACACGGTGTGCGGACGCATCTCCAGATAGGTCGCGAGCGCAACCCTCTCCGGCTCCGCCACATGGTGTGCCTCCCAGACCAGAGCCATGATGGTGTCGCGCAGGCTTGCGGCAAGTCGGAGGTACGCGGCTGGGCCGGTCCGGGCCCGGAAACGGGCAAGCAGGTCGTACAGGGCGGCGGGGAACGGGCCCATGAGGGGAGGCGGGCTGCCGCTGGCCAGGACGAGCATCAGCTCAGCGGAGCGGTCGACAAGACCAACCGGGTCGCCGGCGGCGTTGCCCTCGCCGTGCACGTCGTCGAACGCGGTGAGCCACAGCAGGAGTTCCGCGAACAGAACCAGATCGTCCGCGTCGGCGGTCGGGAAGGTACGCGATGCTCCGTGACTCGTGATGTTCACCAGAACACTCCTGGCCCTGGCGGAGGGAAGCAGCGGGTACTCCTCCAGCCAGCCGAGGAGTTGGCGTTCCGTGTGATTCCCGTGCGGACTCGCGGGGAACGGACCGGGGAACGTGGCGGTGAAGTCCGGTTGAGGCAGCATCGTCGCCGCATCGCCGGTGCCTGTCATACGGCCTCCCGGTGGCGGCGCACGGGCGTCCGCGCCTCGGCGGTCATGCGCAACGTGGACGGATGCAAGGTGATCGCTCCGACCGGCCGAACGGCAGGTCCTGGGACGGGCCGCAGCCGCCAGCGGGACGCGATCAGGGCCGTGATCAGGGTCGCTTCGGCCAGCGCGAACTCGTTGCCCATGCATTGCCGCTTTCCGGCCCCGAACGGAATGAACGCCCCCTTCGGGGGCTGCGGACGCTCTGGCAGCCAACGGTCGGGATCAAAGCGGAGCGGGTCAGGGTACAGGCCGGGGTCACGGTGCAGCGTGTAGGGGCTCCACACGATGTCCTCCCCGGCCGGCAGATCCACGGCTCCGAGCCGCACGGGCTCAATGGTCTGACGGGTCACCAGCCATGCCGGGCTGTACAGG from Streptomyces sp. 6-11-2 encodes:
- a CDS encoding terpene synthase family protein; amino-acid sequence: MNITSHGASRTFPTADADDLVLFAELLLWLTAFDDVHGEGNAAGDPVGLVDRSAELMLVLASGSPPPLMGPFPAALYDLLARFRARTGPAAYLRLAASLRDTIMALVWEAHHVAEPERVALATYLEMRPHTVFVRTIIAAAEIVLDYELADAQRALAPVRHLETAVANLAGWVNDLASYEREVARGPVQPLSLPTLLRARHGGNLEEAFARASGMCENEAAVARRWITSLACDPPSTLTAHARALEGIARSFIWHTSHARYQGPK